The following are encoded together in the Campylobacter devanensis genome:
- the nusA gene encoding transcription termination factor NusA, with protein MERILDIIESIANEKNLNIDDVKARILKAFESAAKKLYGSECEYEALINPTTKNITLYQKILVVNNDDERLDNEHFISLDKAHEFDKSLEIGDSLNYEINIEDLGRTAAGTLSREIEYHIQRLIEEKIFEKYNAKVGSLVFGSVTRVDSEENTFIEIDEIRAVMSMKNRIKDEKFKIGDVVKCVIKSVRLDKKDGIKVELSRTSPKFLEALLKAEVPEIKDGGVIIQNSARIPGKKAKIALYSTTPNIDAVGATVGIKGVRINAVSNELNGENIDAIEYSNEPAIFVARALAPAIVSSVKIDGQKAIVSLVPEQKSKAIGASGINIRLASMLTKYEIELEELTNATPVGQINNEEGLKNLKALFGDL; from the coding sequence ATGGAGAGAATATTAGATATAATCGAGTCAATAGCTAATGAAAAAAATTTAAACATTGATGATGTAAAAGCCAGAATCTTAAAGGCCTTTGAATCAGCTGCTAAAAAACTATATGGTTCAGAGTGCGAATATGAAGCACTAATTAATCCAACAACTAAAAATATCACTCTATATCAAAAAATTCTAGTTGTTAATAATGATGATGAACGCCTAGATAATGAGCATTTTATCAGCCTTGATAAAGCTCATGAATTTGATAAAAGCCTTGAAATAGGCGATAGTCTAAACTATGAAATAAATATAGAAGATCTAGGTCGCACAGCTGCTGGAACGCTTAGCCGTGAGATAGAGTATCATATCCAACGCCTAATAGAAGAGAAAATTTTTGAAAAGTATAATGCAAAGGTTGGCTCACTTGTCTTTGGTTCAGTTACACGAGTTGATTCTGAAGAAAATACATTTATTGAAATTGATGAGATCAGAGCTGTAATGAGCATGAAAAATCGTATTAAAGATGAAAAATTTAAAATTGGTGATGTTGTAAAATGTGTTATTAAAAGCGTAAGGCTAGATAAAAAAGATGGTATAAAAGTTGAACTCTCTCGTACATCACCCAAATTTCTTGAAGCACTTTTAAAAGCTGAAGTTCCTGAGATTAAAGATGGTGGTGTAATCATTCAAAATAGCGCTAGAATACCAGGTAAAAAAGCCAAAATTGCTTTATATTCTACTACCCCAAATATCGATGCAGTTGGTGCAACAGTAGGTATAAAAGGCGTAAGAATCAATGCTGTAAGTAATGAGTTAAATGGTGAAAATATAGACGCTATTGAGTATAGTAATGAACCAGCTATTTTTGTAGCACGCGCTTTAGCTCCTGCTATAGTAAGCTCTGTAAAAATAGATGGACAAAAGGCTATAGTATCACTAGTACCTGAACAAAAATCAAAAGCAATTGGAGCAAGCGGTATAAATATTAGACTAGCAAGTATGTTAACTAAATATGAGATTGAACTAGAAGAATTGACAAATGCCACACCAGTGGGTCAAATCAACAACGAAGAGGGTCTAAAAAATCTAAAAGCACTCTTTGGTGATCTTTAA
- a CDS encoding lysophospholipid acyltransferase family protein, whose protein sequence is MGRLFRAKFVNKIVENLLVFIIKLIYLTCKKEFIGEAPKSKPVVALFWHEKLAFMPFIFSSCWQGRNANVMISDHKDGQVISDIISHFGIGSIRGSSSKGALKVFLSAIKSIHNGIDVVITPDGPRGPRHSISDGSVAVAQKTGVNLIVLSYTASRFWQFNSWDKMILPKPFCKLTYCIGNEFGLEGLDMQEAKALIAKKFNEVDNII, encoded by the coding sequence ATGGGCAGATTATTTAGGGCTAAATTTGTTAATAAAATAGTAGAAAATTTACTAGTTTTTATAATTAAGCTTATATATCTAACTTGCAAAAAGGAGTTTATTGGAGAAGCGCCAAAGAGCAAGCCAGTAGTAGCTCTTTTTTGGCATGAGAAGTTAGCATTTATGCCATTTATTTTTAGTAGTTGTTGGCAAGGCAGAAATGCGAATGTAATGATCTCAGATCATAAAGATGGTCAAGTAATTAGCGATATTATTAGTCATTTTGGTATTGGTTCGATTAGAGGAAGTTCATCAAAAGGAGCCTTGAAAGTTTTTCTATCAGCAATAAAATCAATCCATAATGGAATTGATGTAGTGATTACCCCAGATGGTCCACGAGGTCCAAGACATAGCATTAGCGATGGTTCAGTGGCAGTTGCACAAAAAACTGGAGTAAATTTGATAGTTTTAAGTTACACAGCTAGCAGGTTTTGGCAGTTTAATAGTTGGGATAAAATGATTTTGCCAAAGCCTTTTTGCAAGCTTACCTATTGCATTGGGAACGAATTTGGCTTAGAAGGTTTAGATATGCAAGAAGCTAAAGCATTAATAGCTAAAAAATTTAATGAGGTAGATAATATAATCTAA
- the tilS gene encoding tRNA lysidine(34) synthetase TilS, with translation MQLNLEPLKDKKALLAFSHGVDSTALFYLLVKAGVSFDCAMVNYQTRPSSNTEEQSAIKLCKQFNKKIFIHKASLNLTSSNFEMTARKIRYEFFDSIICEFGYEILILAHQLNDATEWLLMQLAKGSGAVGLAGMSEFSTRYLKSQNREIGVFRPLLSVSRSEILEFLHSQNIKYFIDNSNQNLKFTRNKIRAEFSDSFVGQFRNGIKKSLELLRDDAKLLLGEFEYNDGELFIVAKSQNSIYLIDQACKRLGVLMSQKTRQICTQNDCVISHKITITSNKKYYFIAPFIKTIMDKKLKDKFRILKVPALLRPYLANNLERLKVLDKFLSQS, from the coding sequence TTGCAGTTAAATTTAGAACCATTAAAAGACAAAAAGGCCCTGCTAGCTTTTTCACACGGAGTAGATAGTACAGCTCTTTTTTATCTTTTAGTTAAAGCCGGAGTAAGCTTTGATTGTGCAATGGTAAACTATCAAACTCGCCCTAGTAGCAATACTGAAGAACAAAGTGCTATAAAACTTTGCAAACAATTTAATAAAAAAATATTTATTCATAAAGCTAGTTTAAATTTAACCAGCTCCAATTTTGAGATGACAGCTCGTAAAATTAGATATGAGTTTTTTGACTCTATAATATGTGAGTTTGGTTATGAAATTTTGATTTTAGCACACCAGCTAAATGATGCAACTGAATGGCTATTAATGCAACTAGCTAAAGGTAGTGGCGCTGTAGGATTGGCTGGAATGAGCGAATTTAGTACAAGGTACCTAAAATCTCAAAATAGAGAAATAGGAGTATTTCGTCCGCTTTTAAGTGTTAGCCGTAGTGAAATTTTAGAATTTCTACACTCTCAAAATATAAAATATTTCATAGATAACTCCAATCAAAATCTAAAATTTACCCGTAATAAAATTAGGGCTGAATTTAGTGATTCTTTTGTAGGGCAATTTAGAAATGGAATTAAAAAAAGCTTAGAGCTTTTAAGGGATGATGCAAAGCTACTTTTAGGTGAGTTTGAATATAATGATGGAGAGCTCTTTATAGTGGCTAAATCACAAAATTCAATCTATCTAATAGATCAAGCCTGCAAAAGGCTAGGCGTACTAATGAGCCAAAAGACTCGTCAAATTTGTACTCAAAATGATTGCGTAATATCGCATAAAATCACAATCACATCAAATAAAAAATATTACTTTATCGCTCCATTTATAAAAACCATAATGGATAAGAAATTAAAAGATAAATTTAGAATCCTAAAAGTTCCGGCCTTGCTTCGTCCATATCTAGCAAATAATTTAGAACGTCTTAAGGTTCTTGATAAATTTTTATCACAAAGCTAG
- a CDS encoding type II secretion system protein, which translates to MSVELVLTGLGYNVNDALVEQVKRVLSASDFDEKEIEHIINLHEKIKHSDGFVALSNSEDKFKIKCESTIPEIIDEFNEIVQSWASKYKIIIEKLAGKQTYYILRRED; encoded by the coding sequence ATGAGTGTAGAACTAGTGCTAACTGGACTTGGATATAATGTAAATGATGCGCTTGTAGAGCAGGTAAAAAGAGTTTTATCAGCATCTGATTTTGATGAAAAAGAGATTGAGCATATTATAAATTTACATGAAAAAATAAAACATAGTGATGGATTTGTCGCTCTATCTAATAGTGAAGATAAATTTAAAATCAAATGTGAAAGTACTATTCCAGAGATTATTGATGAATTTAATGAGATTGTGCAGTCATGGGCTAGTAAGTATAAAATTATCATAGAAAAACTAGCTGGTAAGCAGACCTATTATATATTAAGGAGGGAGGATTGA
- the miaB gene encoding tRNA (N6-isopentenyl adenosine(37)-C2)-methylthiotransferase MiaB, which yields MSAEFSKKKLFIETLGCAMNVRDSEHIIAELDDEYETTNQIGEADLILINTCSVRERPVHKLFSEVGGFEKVKKPGAKIGVCGCTASHLGSDVFKRAPYVDFVLGARNVSKIKTAVKTPKFVSVDINHDESEYAFGEFRTSPYKSYVNIMIGCDKKCTYCIVPHTRGDELSIPKDIILNEIKKATNNGAKEIFLLGQNVNNYGKRFSSSNGQKIDFSDLLNLISQIDGVERIRFTSPHPLHMDDKFLREFSLNPKICKSMHMPLQSGSTAILKAMKRGYTKEWFLDRASKLRALCPDVSISTDIIVGFPGESEADFEDTMDVLEKVRFEQVFSFKYSTRPLTPAATMPNQIDDSIAGARLTRLQSRHNEILDEIVASKIGQIYDVYFEELRADGMIAGRTDNNFLVQAKGSEELLGKFAKVQITQPRRMVLNGQII from the coding sequence TTGAGCGCTGAATTTAGTAAAAAAAAGCTATTTATAGAGACTTTGGGATGTGCTATGAATGTTCGTGATAGCGAGCATATCATAGCTGAATTAGATGATGAGTATGAGACTACTAATCAGATTGGCGAGGCTGATCTAATCCTTATAAATACTTGTTCTGTGCGTGAAAGACCAGTGCATAAGCTCTTTAGTGAGGTTGGCGGATTTGAAAAAGTCAAAAAACCAGGAGCGAAAATAGGTGTTTGTGGTTGTACGGCTAGCCATCTTGGCTCTGATGTATTTAAGCGTGCGCCGTATGTTGATTTTGTCCTTGGTGCTAGAAATGTATCAAAGATCAAAACCGCAGTCAAAACGCCTAAATTCGTGAGCGTAGATATAAATCATGATGAGAGCGAGTATGCCTTTGGTGAGTTTCGCACTAGTCCATATAAAAGTTATGTAAATATCATGATAGGATGCGATAAGAAATGCACCTATTGTATAGTCCCGCACACTAGGGGCGATGAGCTAAGCATTCCAAAAGATATAATTTTAAATGAGATTAAAAAAGCTACTAATAACGGAGCTAAAGAGATATTTTTGCTTGGTCAAAATGTCAATAACTATGGCAAAAGATTTAGTAGTTCTAATGGCCAAAAAATAGATTTTAGCGATCTTTTGAATTTAATTAGTCAAATTGATGGCGTAGAGAGAATTCGCTTTACTAGTCCGCATCCTTTGCATATGGATGATAAATTTTTACGCGAGTTTAGCTTAAATCCTAAAATCTGTAAATCTATGCATATGCCACTACAAAGCGGAAGTACGGCAATACTAAAAGCTATGAAGCGTGGATATACTAAGGAGTGGTTTTTAGATAGAGCAAGTAAACTTAGAGCGCTTTGTCCTGATGTTAGCATATCAACTGATATTATAGTAGGATTTCCTGGTGAGAGTGAAGCTGATTTTGAAGATACGATGGATGTGCTTGAAAAGGTAAGATTTGAGCAGGTGTTTTCGTTTAAATACTCAACTCGCCCACTAACTCCAGCAGCCACTATGCCAAATCAGATAGATGATAGCATAGCTGGGGCTAGGCTCACACGCTTACAGTCTAGACATAATGAAATTTTAGATGAGATTGTAGCTAGTAAAATAGGACAAATTTATGATGTCTATTTTGAAGAGCTTAGGGCTGATGGAATGATAGCTGGTCGTACAGATAATAACTTTTTGGTTCAGGCCAAAGGCAGCGAGGAGTTGCTAGGTAAATTTGCTAAGGTTCAAATCACTCAACCAAGAAGAATGGTATTAAATGGGCAGATTATTTAG
- the panC gene encoding pantoate--beta-alanine ligase, with the protein MQILKTVQEVRQFRATCSGNVGFVPTMGALHAGHAQLLKSSVSQNDHTIVSIFVNPTQFLAGEDLDRYPRTPEADIKICELCGVDAIFMPDANEIYSQIEPKILAPKELSSTLEGATRPGHFDGVCTVLTKFFNIINPTNAYFGKKDAQQLLIVQHMVKSLFMPINIVPVDIVRSSDGLALSSRNSYLNDDELAQALKLSRSLMKASNLIKANKLNSLEIKDAMSSCLEPLKVDYIAIVDKSLKPIDSIELGNTIILIAVYVSNTRLIDNLWV; encoded by the coding sequence ATGCAGATATTAAAAACAGTACAAGAAGTGCGTCAATTCCGTGCTACTTGCAGTGGAAATGTAGGCTTTGTGCCGACAATGGGTGCTTTGCACGCCGGTCATGCTCAGCTATTAAAAAGCTCTGTATCACAAAATGATCATACTATAGTAAGCATTTTTGTCAATCCAACACAATTTTTAGCCGGTGAGGATTTAGATAGATATCCTAGAACACCTGAGGCTGATATTAAAATATGTGAATTATGTGGAGTAGATGCAATATTTATGCCTGATGCTAATGAAATTTATAGCCAAATAGAGCCAAAAATCTTAGCACCAAAAGAGCTATCTAGCACACTCGAAGGCGCTACAAGACCTGGACATTTTGATGGTGTTTGTACAGTATTAACTAAATTTTTTAATATCATAAATCCTACAAACGCATACTTTGGCAAAAAGGACGCTCAACAGCTTTTAATAGTACAGCATATGGTAAAATCGCTATTTATGCCAATTAATATAGTTCCTGTTGATATAGTTCGCTCTAGCGATGGCTTAGCACTTTCGAGTCGTAACTCATACTTAAATGATGATGAATTAGCTCAAGCATTAAAACTCTCAAGGTCTTTGATGAAAGCTAGCAATTTAATTAAAGCAAATAAATTAAACTCTCTTGAGATAAAAGATGCAATGAGTAGCTGTCTAGAGCCTTTAAAAGTTGATTATATAGCAATTGTAGATAAGAGTTTAAAACCAATTGATAGCATTGAGCTTGGCAATACTATTATTTTAATTGCTGTATATGTAAGCAATACACGCTTAATTGATAATTTGTGGGTCTAA
- the prfB gene encoding peptide chain release factor 2, giving the protein MDNYEYNELLKGLKIKVDNIAKVVNPSLIQSRLKEIEALEQDPSFWSDVQMAGQIGKEKTKLNSMLAKFQNAKNSLNDAIELFDLANSENDLDTINSLFEDSVKLEETIINLEVAMMLSSEDDSKNAIVSIHPGAGGTESNDWASMLYRMYLRFCEREGFKVETLDFQEGDEAGLKDVSFIVKGENAYGYLKAENGIHRLVRTSPFDSAGRRHTSFSSVMVSPEIDDDIEIDIDEKDIRYDYYRASGAGGQHVNKTESAVRITHHPTGIVVQCQNDRSQHKNKATALKMLKSRLYELELEKQRVASQSVEKSEMGWGHQIRSYVLFPYKQVKDNRSNIAYSQADAVLDGDIKKIIEAVLISQKSSN; this is encoded by the coding sequence TTGGATAACTATGAGTATAACGAACTTTTAAAGGGTTTAAAGATCAAGGTTGATAATATTGCTAAAGTTGTAAATCCCTCTTTAATACAATCAAGACTTAAAGAGATTGAAGCTTTAGAACAAGACCCTAGCTTTTGGAGTGATGTCCAAATGGCTGGACAAATAGGCAAAGAAAAGACCAAATTAAACTCTATGCTAGCTAAATTTCAAAATGCTAAAAACTCATTAAATGATGCTATAGAATTATTTGATTTAGCAAATTCAGAAAATGATTTAGATACTATAAATTCGCTATTTGAGGACTCTGTTAAGTTAGAAGAGACTATTATAAATTTAGAAGTTGCCATGATGCTAAGCAGCGAAGATGATAGCAAAAATGCTATTGTAAGTATTCATCCAGGAGCTGGCGGAACTGAGAGTAATGACTGGGCTAGTATGCTATATAGGATGTATTTAAGATTTTGCGAAAGAGAAGGCTTTAAGGTTGAGACTTTAGATTTTCAAGAGGGCGATGAGGCTGGATTAAAAGATGTTAGCTTTATTGTAAAAGGTGAAAATGCTTATGGCTATTTAAAGGCTGAAAATGGAATTCATCGTCTAGTAAGAACCAGCCCATTTGATAGTGCTGGTAGGCGTCATACGAGCTTTTCAAGTGTAATGGTAAGTCCTGAGATTGATGATGATATCGAGATTGATATTGATGAAAAAGATATAAGATATGATTATTATAGAGCCAGTGGAGCAGGTGGCCAACATGTAAATAAAACTGAATCAGCCGTACGCATAACTCACCATCCAACCGGAATCGTAGTTCAATGTCAAAATGATAGAAGTCAGCATAAAAACAAAGCTACAGCTCTAAAAATGCTAAAATCAAGGCTATATGAGCTAGAGTTAGAAAAGCAAAGAGTAGCTAGCCAATCAGTAGAAAAAAGCGAAATGGGCTGGGGTCATCAAATTCGCTCATATGTTTTATTTCCATATAAACAAGTAAAAGATAATAGAAGCAATATCGCCTACTCGCAAGCTGATGCAGTTTTAGATGGTGATATCAAAAAGATAATAGAAGCTGTATTAATTAGTCAAAAATCAAGTAATTAA
- a CDS encoding HP0268 family nuclease: MELKLARAELDAKPKTISLEKIESAALKDGGKIFYFDRDNSHKQLIALVEHFENKGLSVYHRTVKYGLDENDYMYEVHIL; this comes from the coding sequence ATGGAGTTAAAATTAGCTAGAGCTGAGTTAGATGCAAAACCAAAAACAATTAGTCTAGAAAAGATCGAGAGTGCTGCGCTAAAAGATGGTGGAAAGATATTCTATTTTGATCGTGATAACTCACATAAGCAGCTTATTGCCTTAGTTGAGCATTTTGAGAACAAAGGGTTAAGCGTATATCACCGCACGGTAAAATATGGCCTAGATGAGAATGATTATATGTATGAGGTGCATATACTTTGA
- the rimO gene encoding 30S ribosomal protein S12 methylthiotransferase RimO yields the protein MANLYLVSLGCNKNLVDSEIMLGRLSAYDLVDDPSLADVIIINTCGFIEDAKSESISTILELASYKKPNSVLVVTGCLMQRYKDELMRELPEVDIFTGVGDYAKIDEIILKKQNLFSPETYLQATNTKRVITGSSYHAYIKISEGCNQKCSFCAIPSFKGKLKSREISSIVDEIKELISRGYNDFSFIAQDSSSFLRDHGENEGLIALIDEVEKIEGINAARILYLYPTTTNTKLIQKIIDSKVFVNYFDMPIQHINDEMLKIMRRGANKDKIIELLTMMREAPNSFLRTGIIIGHPGEIDSYFDELCEFLSKFKFDRISAFAYSKEEDTLAYEMEQVEPKIITQRLNKIEKIIKSSIDESFKSLVGHTIKVQINGASSEGDMFYGAKAIIWDRDIDGEILINDSEIKNPKVGQIYDCQITEFVNDKLIGQIVCS from the coding sequence ATGGCAAATTTATATTTAGTTTCACTTGGATGTAATAAAAATCTAGTTGATAGCGAGATCATGCTTGGAAGACTAAGTGCGTATGATTTAGTAGATGATCCTAGCTTAGCTGATGTAATAATAATAAATACCTGTGGCTTTATAGAAGATGCTAAAAGCGAAAGCATAAGTACAATTTTAGAGCTAGCAAGTTATAAAAAACCAAATTCGGTTTTAGTAGTTACTGGCTGCTTAATGCAAAGATATAAAGATGAGCTTATGCGTGAATTACCAGAGGTAGATATATTTACTGGCGTTGGAGATTATGCTAAAATAGATGAGATAATCCTTAAAAAACAAAATCTATTCAGTCCAGAAACATACTTGCAAGCAACCAATACCAAAAGAGTAATTACTGGTTCAAGCTATCACGCATATATCAAAATCTCTGAAGGTTGTAATCAAAAATGTAGCTTTTGTGCAATTCCCAGCTTTAAAGGGAAGCTAAAAAGTAGAGAAATTTCAAGTATCGTTGATGAGATAAAAGAGCTAATTAGTAGAGGATATAATGATTTTAGCTTTATCGCTCAAGATAGCAGCTCATTCTTGCGTGATCATGGAGAAAATGAAGGGCTTATAGCTCTTATAGATGAGGTTGAAAAGATAGAAGGGATAAATGCAGCTAGAATTTTATATCTATATCCTACAACTACCAACACAAAACTAATTCAAAAAATTATTGATTCCAAAGTATTTGTCAATTATTTTGATATGCCTATACAGCATATAAATGATGAGATGCTAAAGATAATGCGTCGTGGTGCTAATAAAGATAAGATAATTGAGCTTTTAACAATGATGAGAGAAGCACCTAATAGCTTTTTGCGTACTGGAATCATAATAGGCCATCCAGGAGAAATAGATAGTTATTTTGATGAGCTTTGTGAGTTTTTAAGCAAATTTAAATTTGATAGAATCAGTGCATTTGCTTACTCCAAAGAAGAAGATACTCTAGCTTATGAAATGGAACAAGTAGAGCCAAAGATTATCACGCAAAGATTAAATAAGATCGAAAAGATTATAAAATCTAGCATTGATGAGAGCTTTAAAAGCTTAGTTGGGCATACCATCAAGGTACAAATCAATGGTGCAAGTAGTGAGGGCGATATGTTTTATGGCGCTAAGGCTATAATTTGGGATAGAGATATTGATGGTGAGATTCTTATCAATGATAGCGAGATTAAAAATCCAAAAGTAGGACAAATTTATGATTGTCAGATCACTGAATTTGTTAATGATAAGCTAATTGGACAGATTGTTTGCAGTTAA